A single region of the Pseudomonas sp. B21-023 genome encodes:
- a CDS encoding sulfatase-like hydrolase/transferase, translated as MRGWVKLLLLLVYLASFHGYYRERIEALGIGVPLVLYLGMFAVLAVALVLTAFTRAGWLRWALALMFTVSAIFLDAYNRITDSYLTYSAFVSMVYAGGFVQEALQQYHYAITLAAARALLLLLGIGLRPGPTPKLPRLLPPLAPLLGLLALVAILFVRAGEGARGLPVMYTPLAYLSLFTYETLHDHVGPRQPVTLAQSGPAMARDIVLLIDESISGNYLDLNTPAGVTSHLAQAQPGVQIVNFGYAASIANCSADTNVTLRYGGTRADYLRINSTQPSIWQYAKRAGLETVYIDGQRTGGNLQNLMTETEKRDIDQFIQFDDTPVVQRDMAALERLVALLKDGKPHLIVVNKVGAHFPVHDKYPDDFLKYQPALPRGHYVDIADTGTRDGFDGRLQDWVLYRNAYQNTVLWSVGEFFRRLFAEADLSQAVVLYTSDHGQDLHERGNPGLNTHCDSDPVPEEGLVPLVVIQGQGLRTLDWEGNLAVNRNASSHYNLFPTMLKLMGYDDKAVSALYGQSLDMPTDDPFTFNVRFNARLGAKPDFRHIDLGQVVTPASVLAGQPMPVGKAD; from the coding sequence ATGCGCGGATGGGTCAAGCTTTTGCTGCTGCTGGTTTACCTGGCCAGCTTTCATGGCTATTACCGTGAGCGCATAGAAGCCTTGGGTATTGGCGTGCCGCTGGTCCTTTACCTGGGTATGTTTGCGGTTTTGGCGGTGGCGCTTGTGCTGACGGCGTTCACGCGTGCGGGGTGGCTGCGCTGGGCGTTGGCCCTGATGTTCACGGTCAGCGCGATCTTTCTCGACGCTTATAACCGCATCACCGATTCGTACCTGACCTACAGCGCCTTCGTGTCCATGGTCTACGCCGGCGGTTTCGTCCAGGAGGCGCTGCAGCAATATCATTACGCCATAACCCTCGCTGCGGCACGGGCGCTGCTATTGCTGCTGGGCATTGGCCTGCGTCCTGGGCCGACGCCGAAGTTGCCGCGCCTGTTGCCACCGTTGGCACCGCTGCTGGGGTTGCTGGCGCTGGTCGCCATCCTGTTCGTGCGGGCCGGCGAGGGCGCCCGCGGGCTGCCGGTGATGTACACGCCGCTGGCCTATCTGAGCCTGTTCACCTACGAGACCCTGCACGACCATGTCGGGCCACGTCAGCCCGTGACCCTTGCCCAATCAGGCCCGGCGATGGCGCGGGACATCGTGCTGCTGATCGACGAGAGCATCTCGGGCAACTACCTGGACCTGAACACCCCGGCCGGGGTCACCAGCCATCTGGCCCAGGCCCAACCCGGCGTGCAAATCGTCAATTTCGGTTACGCCGCGTCGATTGCCAACTGCAGCGCCGACACCAATGTCACCCTGCGCTATGGCGGCACCCGCGCCGACTATCTGCGCATCAACTCGACCCAGCCGTCGATCTGGCAGTACGCCAAGCGCGCGGGCCTGGAGACGGTCTACATCGACGGCCAGCGCACCGGCGGCAACCTGCAGAACCTGATGACCGAAACCGAGAAGCGCGATATCGACCAGTTCATCCAGTTCGACGACACCCCCGTGGTGCAGCGCGACATGGCAGCGCTGGAGCGGCTGGTGGCGCTGCTCAAGGATGGCAAGCCGCACCTGATCGTGGTGAACAAGGTCGGCGCCCACTTCCCGGTGCACGACAAATATCCAGACGACTTCCTCAAATACCAGCCCGCGTTGCCCCGGGGCCACTACGTCGATATTGCCGACACTGGCACCCGCGACGGTTTCGATGGCCGCCTGCAGGACTGGGTGCTGTACCGCAATGCCTACCAGAACACCGTGCTGTGGAGCGTCGGTGAGTTCTTCCGCCGGCTATTCGCCGAGGCCGACCTCAGCCAGGCCGTGGTGCTGTACACCTCCGACCATGGCCAGGACCTGCATGAGCGCGGTAACCCGGGGCTGAACACTCATTGCGACAGCGACCCGGTGCCGGAGGAGGGCCTGGTGCCGCTGGTAGTGATCCAGGGGCAGGGCCTCAGGACACTGGATTGGGAAGGCAACCTGGCGGTGAACCGTAACGCCTCCAGCCACTACAACCTGTTCCCCACAATGCTCAAGCTGATGGGCTACGACGACAAGGCGGTCAGCGCGCTCTACGGGCAGTCGCTGGACATGCCGACCGACGACCCGTTCACCTTCAACGTGCGTTTCAATGCGCGTCTGGGGGCCAAGCCGGATTTCCGTCATATCGACCTGGGCCAGGTGGTCACCCCCGCCAGTGTCCTGGCGGGGCAACCGATGCCGGTAGGCAAGGCTGACTGA
- a CDS encoding UDP-glucose/GDP-mannose dehydrogenase family protein, translating to MDVSVFGTGYVGLVQAAALADVGHRVLCVDVDTHKINQLRQGVPPISEPGLSDLLEDNIKEGRLLFSTQASDAVSHAELIFIAVGTPPDEDGSADLTHVLNVTRQIAALMETDHTLIIKSTVPVGTADQVMALARDELQRLGKGQLQVRVVSNPEFLKEGSALADCMRPDRIIVGTLDEVAHDQLAELYAPFCRNHEKLMFMDNRSAELTKYAANAMLATRISFMNELANLSEHLGADIEAVRRGIGSDPRIGYHFIYPGCGFGGSCFPKDIKALLHTAAHSGMPLRLLQSVSEVNDQQRRILFAKLKQRLGGLAGKSIALWGLAFKPNTDDMREAPSRYLMEALWAEGATVRAYDPEAMDECRRLYGYRDDLQLCATRDDTLQDADALVICTEWKNFRVVDFSMLASKLRARVIVDGRNLYNPEQVAAHGLHYSGIGLRQVSPQADAP from the coding sequence ATGGACGTGAGCGTTTTTGGCACCGGTTATGTCGGACTGGTACAGGCAGCAGCACTGGCGGACGTAGGTCACCGGGTACTGTGCGTGGATGTCGATACCCACAAGATCAACCAGTTACGCCAGGGTGTGCCGCCGATCAGCGAGCCGGGCCTGTCGGACTTGCTCGAGGACAACATCAAGGAAGGTCGCCTGCTGTTCAGCACCCAGGCCAGCGACGCCGTCAGCCATGCCGAGCTGATCTTCATCGCCGTGGGCACCCCGCCCGACGAGGACGGTTCGGCCGACCTGACCCATGTGCTCAACGTCACCCGGCAGATCGCCGCGCTGATGGAGACCGACCATACCCTGATCATCAAGTCCACCGTGCCGGTGGGCACCGCCGACCAGGTCATGGCCCTGGCCCGCGACGAGTTGCAGCGCCTGGGCAAGGGTCAGTTGCAAGTACGCGTGGTGTCCAACCCCGAGTTTCTCAAGGAAGGCAGCGCCCTGGCCGATTGCATGCGCCCGGACCGCATCATCGTCGGTACCCTCGACGAGGTCGCCCATGACCAGCTGGCCGAACTGTACGCGCCGTTCTGCCGCAACCACGAAAAACTGATGTTCATGGATAACCGCAGCGCCGAACTGACCAAGTACGCCGCCAACGCCATGCTCGCCACCCGCATCAGCTTCATGAACGAGCTGGCCAACCTCAGCGAACACCTGGGCGCCGATATCGAGGCGGTACGCCGCGGCATCGGTTCCGACCCGCGCATCGGCTACCACTTCATCTACCCCGGCTGCGGCTTTGGCGGTTCGTGCTTCCCCAAGGACATCAAGGCCCTGCTGCACACCGCCGCGCACAGCGGCATGCCGCTGCGCCTGCTGCAGAGTGTCAGCGAGGTCAACGATCAGCAGCGGCGCATCCTCTTCGCCAAGCTCAAGCAGCGCCTCGGCGGCCTGGCGGGCAAGTCCATCGCCCTGTGGGGGCTTGCCTTCAAACCCAACACCGACGACATGCGCGAAGCGCCCAGCCGCTACCTGATGGAAGCGCTGTGGGCCGAAGGCGCCACGGTGCGCGCCTATGACCCCGAAGCCATGGACGAATGCCGGCGCCTGTACGGCTACCGCGACGACCTGCAACTGTGCGCCACCCGCGACGACACCTTGCAGGACGCCGACGCCCTGGTGATCTGCACCGAGTGGAAAAACTTCCGAGTAGTGGACTTCTCGATGCTGGCCAGCAAGCTGCGCGCGCGGGTGATCGTCGATGGCCGCAACCTGTACAACCCTGAACAGGTGGCGGCCCACGGCCTGCACTACAGCGGCATCGGCCTGCGCCAGGTCAGCCCGCAGGCGGATGCGCCATGA
- a CDS encoding NAD-dependent epimerase: MKVLVTGAAGFIGAHTCRQLLLEGHQVVGLDNFNDYYEPSLKHARVHWVRQTAGDFPLHCLDLGDRDGMARLFASERPDVVVHLAAQAGVRYSLQNPQAYLDSNLAGFLNVLEGCRRHPVQHLLYASSSSVYGANQQTPYRVEDAVDHPLSLYAATKKANEAMAHSYSHLYGIPCSGLRFFTVYGPWGRPDMSPMQFARAISEGRPIQLFNHGRHQRDFTYIDDIVESLVRLIPLPPVADPQWNALTPDPASSHAPWRLYNIGGQRPVELLDYLALLEKHLQRNAVIELLPLQPGDVLATCADASALARVTGFTPQIGLDEGLRRFVAWFKSYYSPAASEAAPTGEQPDQRRAV; this comes from the coding sequence ATGAAAGTGCTGGTCACCGGCGCGGCCGGTTTCATCGGCGCCCATACCTGCCGCCAGCTGTTGCTCGAGGGGCATCAGGTGGTGGGGCTGGACAACTTCAACGACTACTACGAGCCGTCGCTCAAGCATGCCCGCGTGCACTGGGTACGCCAGACAGCGGGCGATTTCCCGCTGCACTGCCTGGACCTGGGCGACCGCGACGGCATGGCCCGGCTGTTCGCCAGCGAACGCCCGGACGTGGTCGTGCACCTGGCCGCCCAGGCCGGTGTGCGCTACTCGCTGCAGAACCCGCAGGCTTACCTGGACAGCAACCTGGCCGGTTTCCTCAACGTGCTCGAAGGCTGCCGCCGGCACCCGGTCCAGCACCTGCTGTACGCCTCGTCCAGTTCGGTGTACGGCGCCAATCAGCAAACGCCGTATCGGGTCGAAGACGCCGTGGACCACCCGCTGTCGCTGTATGCCGCCACCAAGAAGGCCAACGAGGCCATGGCCCACAGCTACAGCCACTTGTACGGCATTCCCTGCAGCGGCCTGCGCTTCTTTACCGTGTACGGCCCCTGGGGCCGCCCGGACATGTCGCCGATGCAGTTCGCCCGGGCGATCAGCGAAGGCAGGCCGATCCAGCTGTTCAACCATGGCCGCCACCAGCGCGATTTCACCTATATCGACGACATCGTCGAGAGCCTGGTGCGGCTGATCCCCCTGCCCCCGGTCGCCGACCCGCAGTGGAATGCGCTAACCCCGGATCCGGCCAGCAGCCACGCGCCGTGGCGGCTGTACAACATCGGCGGGCAGCGTCCGGTGGAGCTGCTCGACTACCTGGCGCTCCTGGAGAAACACCTGCAGCGCAACGCGGTGATCGAACTGCTGCCGCTGCAACCAGGCGATGTCCTGGCCACCTGCGCCGATGCCAGCGCCCTGGCCAGGGTCACCGGATTCACCCCACAGATAGGCCTCGATGAGGGGCTCAGGCGCTTCGTCGCCTGGTTCAAGAGCTACTACTCGCCCGCCGCCAGCGAAGCGGCGCCCACGGGTGAGCAGCCAGATCAACGGAGGGCGGTATGA
- a CDS encoding sugar transferase, whose translation MTGQPKSAQLQALYQDKRMDPAHRQRIDAAIHMQGRGWITGRVGGRPWTLSRTNRVLSCLAALTLLLLLSPLFLVLALLIKQSSPGPVFFVQKRTGYRGRAFGMFKFRTMVANAEALKDSVRHLNKHGADAIDFKIDKDPRITSVGGWLRRSSLDELPNLINVVTGDMRLVGPRPTSFNAYRYHDNHLARLSIYPGMTGLWQISGRSNIDFDQRVELDLSYINEQSLMLDLKILLKTPFKVFTGHGAS comes from the coding sequence ATGACAGGACAACCCAAGAGCGCACAACTGCAGGCGCTGTACCAGGACAAACGCATGGACCCGGCGCACCGACAGCGCATTGATGCCGCCATCCACATGCAGGGCCGCGGCTGGATCACCGGCCGCGTCGGTGGTCGCCCCTGGACCCTTTCGCGCACCAACCGCGTGCTGTCGTGCCTGGCCGCGCTGACCCTGCTGCTGCTGCTGTCGCCGCTGTTCCTGGTGCTGGCGCTGCTGATCAAGCAGTCCAGTCCAGGTCCGGTGTTCTTCGTGCAGAAGCGCACCGGCTACCGCGGCCGCGCCTTCGGCATGTTCAAGTTCCGCACGATGGTGGCGAACGCCGAGGCGTTGAAGGATTCGGTGCGCCACCTGAACAAGCACGGCGCCGATGCCATCGACTTCAAGATCGACAAGGATCCGCGCATCACCTCGGTCGGCGGCTGGTTGCGCAGAAGCAGCCTGGACGAGCTGCCCAACCTGATCAACGTGGTCACCGGCGATATGCGCCTGGTCGGCCCGCGCCCCACTTCATTCAACGCCTACCGCTACCACGACAACCACCTGGCGCGGCTGTCGATCTACCCGGGCATGACCGGCCTGTGGCAGATCTCCGGGCGCAGCAACATCGACTTCGACCAACGGGTGGAGCTGGACCTGAGTTACATCAACGAACAGAGCCTGATGCTGGACCTGAAGATCCTGCTCAAGACCCCGTTCAAAGTCTTCACTGGCCACGGAGCAAGCTGA
- a CDS encoding CpsD/CapB family tyrosine-protein kinase, whose translation MDGSSSRSLTIATPSETNLTATVLDLDQRTLLLTAANTGSGTSTSALAFASQLALMSAGNVLLIDASLSPGGLSQQLGLAKLRGYSDLLFNQDTPPLAQDCIVRLSDQPFDVLPVGTWKRGRDRLDHEQLRVLLNQLSNQYRFVVIDGEAIYASADSLVIGTLVDGVILVVCAEETRWEVAQAASQRLTQAGARLIGSVFNKRKYYMPKWLYENL comes from the coding sequence ATGGACGGTTCATCCTCAAGAAGCCTGACGATCGCTACCCCAAGCGAGACCAACCTGACCGCCACCGTGCTCGACCTCGACCAGCGCACCCTGCTGCTGACCGCGGCCAACACCGGCAGCGGCACCAGCACCAGCGCCCTGGCCTTCGCCAGCCAACTGGCCCTCATGAGTGCGGGCAACGTGCTGCTGATCGATGCCAGCCTCAGCCCCGGCGGCCTCAGCCAACAGCTCGGCCTGGCCAAGCTGCGCGGCTACAGTGACCTGCTGTTCAACCAGGACACCCCGCCGCTGGCCCAGGACTGCATCGTGCGCCTGTCCGACCAGCCGTTCGACGTGCTCCCGGTGGGCACCTGGAAGCGCGGCCGCGACCGCCTCGACCACGAGCAGTTGCGCGTACTGCTGAACCAGTTGAGCAACCAGTACCGTTTCGTGGTGATCGACGGCGAAGCCATCTATGCCAGCGCCGACAGCCTGGTAATCGGTACCTTGGTCGACGGCGTGATCCTGGTCGTGTGCGCCGAGGAGACCCGCTGGGAGGTGGCCCAGGCCGCCAGCCAGCGCCTGACCCAGGCCGGCGCGCGATTGATCGGCAGCGTGTTCAACAAGCGCAAGTACTACATGCCCAAGTGGCTGTACGAAAATCTCTGA
- a CDS encoding polysaccharide biosynthesis/export family protein, whose protein sequence is MRYPSIALCVLALAGCASQENREMPVQILTAPPAESQATEVARREQVLRPQDVLEVIFHVSNRSAGAYRIQSGDTLDLNFMAASGLNGNQLVQPDGTITLPSTNAAVRVEGMTPGEAESAIRQAYQDKRVFKPNRDQVTVRVMSPMTDEVNLKNALSHPGTGMSRDITVGNDGRATFPEIGSVPLQGMTVNQLRDYLNERYATLPGRMSVDVLLKSTAANEIYVLGEVGQPGAFQIRRPISVLEALTLARGPTLKAKLGSVVIMRREGNTVHAVNYDVDQALSGGSQKLAYLQPEDMLYVPKTKLASAAELSRQLADVVLFQGFGFSFSYRVDNKESDD, encoded by the coding sequence ATGAGATATCCCTCGATTGCCCTGTGCGTACTGGCCCTGGCCGGCTGCGCCAGCCAGGAAAACCGCGAGATGCCGGTGCAGATCCTCACCGCGCCTCCCGCCGAAAGCCAGGCCACCGAAGTCGCCCGCCGCGAACAGGTACTACGCCCGCAGGACGTGCTGGAAGTGATTTTCCATGTCAGCAACCGCTCGGCCGGGGCCTACCGGATCCAGTCCGGCGACACCCTGGACCTGAACTTCATGGCCGCCAGCGGCTTGAACGGCAACCAGCTGGTGCAGCCCGACGGCACCATCACCCTGCCCAGCACCAACGCCGCGGTGCGCGTAGAGGGCATGACCCCCGGCGAAGCCGAGAGCGCCATCCGCCAGGCCTACCAGGACAAGCGGGTGTTCAAGCCCAACCGTGACCAGGTCACCGTGCGGGTGATGAGCCCAATGACCGACGAGGTCAACCTGAAGAACGCCCTCAGCCACCCCGGCACCGGCATGAGCCGCGACATCACCGTGGGCAACGACGGCCGCGCCACCTTCCCGGAAATCGGCTCGGTGCCGCTGCAGGGCATGACCGTCAACCAGCTGCGCGACTACCTCAACGAGCGCTACGCCACGTTGCCAGGGCGCATGAGCGTGGATGTGCTGCTCAAGTCCACCGCCGCCAACGAGATCTACGTGCTCGGCGAAGTCGGCCAGCCCGGCGCCTTCCAGATCCGCCGCCCGATCTCCGTGCTCGAGGCGCTGACCCTGGCCCGCGGCCCGACCCTCAAGGCCAAGCTCGGTTCGGTGGTGATCATGCGTCGCGAGGGCAACACCGTGCATGCGGTCAACTACGACGTCGACCAGGCACTCTCCGGCGGCAGCCAGAAACTCGCCTACCTGCAGCCCGAAGACATGCTCTACGTGCCCAAGACCAAGCTGGCCAGCGCCGCCGAGCTGTCCCGGCAGCTGGCCGACGTGGTGCTGTTCCAGGGCTTCGGCTTCAGCTTCAGCTACCGCGTCGACAATAAAGAAAGCGACGACTGA
- a CDS encoding Wzz/FepE/Etk N-terminal domain-containing protein — protein MTTQPKENYVHEFFRIFFANRQLVKRVFLVFAVIAVLLPLVLKQSYDITAEVIVQSKKLSQSDTTSALSQQADQFIPPSLADMETESNILRSPTLIRQTIGELRKEGHYPDEPGLLRRTVLDPLRHAVIEPLHRLFGNAVADDRDTQLDTLTDQAVKDLKVETLPGSNVISITYSANDAKLGTLFVSRLLENFLANRQDLQSNELPEAFYEQKKLHYQARLGDLESQRLGLLTAIGSSDPKEEITFRLNAINTEEQALNLQRDRQLQNQKWLDYLQSSLAAANKAKMADYAFPYTFTTTVDNVAFEDREIKQLGEQLTTQLARYNGDATVFQPGSDQMVMARQQIAQLRAQFLKIVENRIRERQQDLAVTQQVIEQKTQRIADYSKRILQLRETQSKTRQLDTEIDALHKAFSTYAQRYEESRGQGLLDGSQSNARILSAPYEPTAASFPKPGLIIPFGLVTGLLLAIAVVYVREFFDHRFKHPAQISHELGLPVLLVINDQTPALPNPHKSWSLPRLWHWVRN, from the coding sequence ATGACCACGCAACCGAAAGAAAACTACGTACATGAGTTCTTCCGCATCTTCTTCGCCAACCGCCAGTTGGTGAAACGGGTGTTCCTGGTGTTCGCGGTGATCGCCGTGCTGTTGCCGCTGGTGCTCAAGCAGAGCTACGACATCACCGCCGAAGTCATCGTGCAGTCCAAGAAACTCTCGCAGAGCGACACCACCTCGGCGCTCAGCCAGCAGGCCGACCAGTTCATCCCGCCGTCGCTGGCCGACATGGAGACCGAGAGCAACATCCTGCGCTCGCCAACCCTGATCCGCCAGACCATCGGCGAGCTGCGCAAGGAAGGCCACTATCCGGACGAGCCCGGCCTGCTGCGGCGCACCGTGCTCGACCCGCTGCGTCACGCGGTGATCGAGCCCCTGCACCGGCTGTTCGGCAATGCCGTGGCGGACGATCGCGACACCCAGCTCGACACCCTCACCGACCAGGCCGTCAAGGACCTCAAGGTCGAGACCCTGCCCGGCTCCAACGTGATTTCCATCACCTACAGCGCCAATGACGCGAAGCTGGGCACGCTGTTCGTCAGCCGCCTGCTGGAGAACTTCCTGGCCAACCGCCAGGACCTGCAGTCCAATGAACTGCCCGAAGCCTTCTACGAGCAGAAGAAGCTGCACTACCAGGCCCGCCTGGGCGACCTGGAAAGCCAGCGCCTGGGCCTGCTCACCGCCATCGGCTCGTCGGATCCGAAGGAGGAGATCACCTTCCGCCTCAACGCTATCAACACCGAAGAGCAGGCGCTCAACCTGCAACGTGACCGCCAGCTGCAGAACCAGAAGTGGCTGGACTACCTGCAGAGCAGCCTGGCCGCGGCCAACAAGGCGAAGATGGCCGACTACGCCTTCCCCTACACCTTCACCACCACGGTCGACAACGTCGCCTTCGAAGACCGCGAGATCAAGCAGCTCGGCGAGCAGCTGACCACCCAGCTGGCCCGCTACAACGGTGACGCCACGGTGTTCCAGCCAGGCTCCGACCAGATGGTCATGGCCCGCCAGCAGATTGCCCAGTTGCGCGCGCAGTTCCTCAAGATCGTCGAGAACCGCATCCGTGAACGCCAGCAGGACCTGGCCGTGACCCAGCAGGTGATCGAGCAGAAGACCCAGCGCATCGCCGACTACAGCAAGCGCATCCTCCAGTTGCGCGAGACCCAGAGCAAGACCCGGCAGCTGGACACCGAGATCGATGCCCTGCACAAGGCCTTCTCCACCTACGCCCAGCGCTACGAGGAAAGTCGTGGCCAGGGCCTGCTCGATGGCAGCCAGTCCAACGCGCGCATCCTCAGCGCCCCCTACGAACCCACCGCGGCGAGCTTCCCGAAACCTGGCCTGATCATTCCGTTCGGCCTGGTCACCGGCCTGCTGCTGGCAATTGCCGTGGTCTACGTCAGGGAGTTCTTCGACCACCGCTTCAAGCATCCGGCGCAGATCAGCCACGAGCTGGGCCTGCCAGTACTGCTGGTGATCAACGACCAGACCCCGGCGCTGCCCAACCCGCACAAGAGCTGGTCGCTGCCACGCCTGTGGCACTGGGTGCGCAATTGA